The genomic segment TGGTGGCGCTGCAGGCAGTGGCGGCGGCGCGCCGGGGATCTGCAGCGACGCGCAAAACCCCATGTTCGGCTCCTGCATCGAGGCGTTCCTGAAGGGGTGCTATCAGCCCGACACCAACGGCACCTGCAGCGACGCGGGAGGCGTCACGCAATGGTCCGATGGATCCAAGTTCGTTCGTACCGGGTCTGACGCGGGGATGTATGCCCCCGGCGCAACGACGCCGTGCATCGATGTGGTGACCGACAGCGGCGGCATCACGGCTACGAAAGGTTCCGCGGTGCTGAAGTACGTCGCTGACAGCGCGACTGGCATGGGCACCATCCACTGTCCCGACGGCTCGAGCTTCACAGCCACCTTCGAGCAAGTCACCAACTTCAACGGCTGCTGGGGCATTGACTGCCCGGGCAACTAGCGGGTCTTCTCGGACGTGAAGCACCCTCGGCAATCCGAGGGAATTCGCACTCGGTGCCGGAGCGCTCGCGCCTAGCGGAGCTCCGGCATTGCGGCGCGTAGGCGCGCCAGCTCCGGCTCTCGCGTGCGGTCGCCAGCGCGTGCCAGCCCTTCGAGGGCGGCGAGACGGGTGCGGCTTGGCTCGCTCGAGAGCGTGGCGAGGGCTGCGCGAAACACCATCGCTGCTTCCCTTCGATGGCCGACGGCCAGTTCGGCGCGCCCCACGGCATTCGAGAGTTCCGGGGCTACGTCTTTGCCGAGCGCGCGCCACGCGGCGAGCAGCGCAGCGGCATCGGACGCGGCCTCGGGGACGCGCTCGATGCGCAGCGCACTTTCGCGCACGGCGTCCAGCGAGATCGAGTCGCGCCTCTTCAGCTCCGCGGGGGCGCCGACCTCGGAAAGGCGCGCAGCAACCTCCAACTCGGGATCGAGCTTCGCCGCGGAAAGGTAAAGCTCGCTGGCCGCGCGACGGTCGCCGCGAGCGGCGGCGGCATCGCCGCGAGCCAGATCGATCTCACCGAGGCGGCGGTGAGCGGCGCCGTGAACGCGCACGCGGATGGCGCGCGCTCGCTGCAGGTCGCGTTCCGCGTCTGCGAGCTTGCCAGCTTCGACGAGGGTGCGGGCGCGCCGTAGCAGGCTGGTGGCCACTGCGCGATCGTCGTGCCCGTACGCCTCGCGTCGAAGCCGCAGAGCGCGCGCGTGCCGCTCGAGAGCGATGGCAATCCGACCGCGGACGCGTGCCACCGCTGCCAGCTTGTCCAGGTACAGCCCCAGACCCGGGTGCCCCGGTCCAAGGGCGGCTTCGGCCAACTCGAAAGCGCGAGTGAAGGCAGCCTCTGCGGCCGCGGGGCGACCGCGAGCCAGCTCCACTGAGCCGAGGTTCATCTCCAGTAGCGCGCGCTGGTCACCGCGTAGTTCGTCCTTCTCGCCGAGGGCGCGCTTCAACAAGAGCTGCGCGCGCCCGAGATCCCCCGTTGCTCGACACGCCTCGGCTTCGATGCCATCGATCTCCGAGGCGCCAGCTCCAGCTCGAGCCACGGCGGCACGCGCAAAGGGCGCCCACTCCAACGCGCGCGCGGGGGACCCGTCGAACAGCTCCGAGCGGAGTAGACGCGCCCACACCTCGACGGTCACCGCGTCGGCGTGACCGGCGGCCGCGTCCTCCAACGCCGTTCGAAGGTGAGTCTGCGCGTCTGCGTCCATTCCGAGCCGCGCTTCGGCGGAACCGAGAAGCAAGAGCAGCGCAGCGCGGAAAGGGGGAACGCGGAGATCGCGGGTATCTTTCTCGAGTTCCATCGCCAGGTCTCGCGCGACGCGGTAGCGGCCGAGGGAATACGCTACCCAAGCCCGGTCGAGGCGACGTTCTTCTTGCTGCGCCCGGCCGCGGAGGGCCTCGGGCAACTCCGACGCATCCGCCAGGCTTTCGCAGCGCTCTGGGCGTGGAAGTGACGCGATGGCTCCCGCGACGTTTTCCTTCTCCGAAGGATCGAGGGGCGCAGCGAGTGCCGCAGCCAGCGCGCGCAGGCGATCGAAGCGGCGATCGAGACAACGCATGCGGAGTTCGAGCTGGGCTTCGGTCTGCCCGCGGTGGACTCGGGTGGCCTCGCACACACGGCGATGGCTGCCCGACCACGTATCTAGAAGGTGGACGAAATCGTCGCCGGTTTTCTTCGCCCACGGGGCATTCCCCAAGTTGGCGCGAATGCTCGCGATGTCGGCGGGCGTGAATGCCGCAGCGACGCGCGCTTCGCCACCGCCGCACTCGTCTCGGCTCTTGCCCTGCTGATAGCCCGCTGCCGCGGCGAGCACCAAGCCCGCACTGCCTAGAAGCAGGGTGCTCCGTCGGACCCGGCGATCGTGGCCCATTTGGCGCGCGATGTCGTCCATCGACGGGAAGCGTTTGCTCGGATCTTGGGCCAGAGTCCGCTCCACCAGGCGCGACACCCACCCGGGCACTTTGCGCCGAGTCCCAGGCGGGCGGTGGCCGTGAAGCGCTTCGAACACAGTGACCCCGAAGCCGTACTGATCCGAAGCGGGCGTCGCGGCCATGCCCGCCAGCACTTCGGGAGCAACGTAGCCAGGCGTTCCGGAACGTTCCGGCGCATCGCCGCTCGTGCTCGCCACGCCGAAGTCGACCAAGCGCGGCCGATCGAGACCGATGACGATGTTGTCGGGCTTCACGTCTCGGTGAACCACGCCGGCTCGGTGAACCGCGGCGAGCCCATCGGCGATCTGCTGCAGGGTCGCCAGCACCTCTCGCCACGGTCTGCCGTCGCCGATCCAATGTCGCAGGGACTTCCCCGGAGCGAGCTCCATCACGATCGAGATGACTTCGTCGACTTCCACCGCGTCGTAGACGGTCACGACGTTCGGATGATTGAGTTTGCCCAAAAGCCGCGCCTCGCGAAGCACGCGTTCCCGGGTCGACTTCTCGCCGCGGAGTATCTTCACCGCCACCTTGCGATCGAGCTTCGGATCGTAGGCCGCGAACACCGTGCCCATGCCGCCCTCGCCCAGCGGCGCCAAGATCACCCATCGACCGATGCGGGGAGCGTGCTCCTGCCCGAACAGCTGGCGTCGGACTTGCGCTTTGAGCAGCTCGTCGGTGAGATCGCGTTCTGCCATCGATTGCACCGAACCCGGGGAGACGCTATCACACCGTAATACAGGCGTGCTTTCG from the Polyangiaceae bacterium genome contains:
- a CDS encoding serine/threonine-protein kinase, whose protein sequence is MAERDLTDELLKAQVRRQLFGQEHAPRIGRWVILAPLGEGGMGTVFAAYDPKLDRKVAVKILRGEKSTRERVLREARLLGKLNHPNVVTVYDAVEVDEVISIVMELAPGKSLRHWIGDGRPWREVLATLQQIADGLAAVHRAGVVHRDVKPDNIVIGLDRPRLVDFGVASTSGDAPERSGTPGYVAPEVLAGMAATPASDQYGFGVTVFEALHGHRPPGTRRKVPGWVSRLVERTLAQDPSKRFPSMDDIARQMGHDRRVRRSTLLLGSAGLVLAAAAGYQQGKSRDECGGGEARVAAAFTPADIASIRANLGNAPWAKKTGDDFVHLLDTWSGSHRRVCEATRVHRGQTEAQLELRMRCLDRRFDRLRALAAALAAPLDPSEKENVAGAIASLPRPERCESLADASELPEALRGRAQQEERRLDRAWVAYSLGRYRVARDLAMELEKDTRDLRVPPFRAALLLLLGSAEARLGMDADAQTHLRTALEDAAAGHADAVTVEVWARLLRSELFDGSPARALEWAPFARAAVARAGAGASEIDGIEAEACRATGDLGRAQLLLKRALGEKDELRGDQRALLEMNLGSVELARGRPAAAEAAFTRAFELAEAALGPGHPGLGLYLDKLAAVARVRGRIAIALERHARALRLRREAYGHDDRAVATSLLRRARTLVEAGKLADAERDLQRARAIRVRVHGAAHRRLGEIDLARGDAAAARGDRRAASELYLSAAKLDPELEVAARLSEVGAPAELKRRDSISLDAVRESALRIERVPEAASDAAALLAAWRALGKDVAPELSNAVGRAELAVGHRREAAMVFRAALATLSSEPSRTRLAALEGLARAGDRTREPELARLRAAMPELR